A genomic segment from Daphnia pulex isolate KAP4 chromosome 5, ASM2113471v1 encodes:
- the LOC124193626 gene encoding UDP-glycosyltransferase UGT5-like: MNNRAFLILTVLVASFVQSCSSAKIVVLYTVSTKSHMYAVMPAIEELAQRGHQVSIFSSFQGMAKNVKNGREFFLKEAAQLVDETEVDWFSMQKEGLNQFLTMMRYVKQMSLTSCNNLLTHPDFLEILRKREVDLFIVDGYFHEFLFPIFDHIGVPFVTHSSNSAFPNMLAAMGASKDYAFVSTSIVQLDDPITFPRRLLNVMLNEISRHIRTYYILKDLDALLQSHIPGVRSIAEVEGEASLCIINSHPMTNWPRSLPPTIVPIGALHTRPAKSLPKELKEFADGATDGLIVFSLGSFVPVSSMPKETLDTFIRVFSKLPQRVVWKWEENVPANVSANVMMVDWLPQQDLLGHNNTRVFISHGGMLGTQEAAYHGVPMLGMPLGNDQRGNVYKVKRGGWGLQLDWDKIDDRNLIDALTHLVHDSNVRANASRVSTLMRDQLMPGVDVAVYWIEYVIRHGGTKHLQLSSKNMPFYQRHLLDVTLFLGSILGIFLGISYKLTRLLLSWNTKNDKIKMN; this comes from the exons ATGAATAACAGGGCATTTTTGATATTGACTGTTTTAGTGGCTAGTTTCGTTCAATCTTGTTCCAGTGCTAAAATCGTGGTGTTGTACACGGTGAGCACCAAAAGTCACATGTACGCCGTAATGCCAGCTATCGAAGAGCTGGCGCAAAGAGGTCACCAAGTGAGTATTTTCTCATCGTTTCAAGGAATGGCAAAGAATGTTAAAAATGGGCGCGAATTCTTTTTGAAAGAGGCAGCACAATTGGTTGACGAAACAGAAGTAGATTGGTTCTCCATGCAAAAAGAGGGACTTAACCAATTTTTAACCATGATGCGTTACGTCAAGCAAATGTCTTTAACCTCGTGTAACAACTTGTTGACTCACCCGGactttttagaaattttgaGGAAGCGCGAAGTGGATTTGTTCATTGTCGACGGTTATTTTCACGAGTTCCTGTTTCCCATTTTCGATCATATCGGAGTACCGTTTGTGACGCACAGTTCAAATTCGGCATTCCCGAACATGTTGGCCGCAATGGGAGCTTCTAAAGATTACGCTTTCGTTTCAACGTCCATAGTGCAATTAGACGACCCGATAACATTCCCTCGGCGACTGTTGAACGTCATGCTAAACGAAATATCCAGGCATATTCGGAcgtattacattttaaaagatCTAGATGCTCTCCTGCAATCTCATATCCCTGGTGTTCGATCTATCGCTGAGGTGGAGGGAGAAGCAAGTCTTTGCATCATCAACAGTCATCCGATGACTAACTGGCCCCGTTCGCTACCGCCAACTATAGTGCCAATAGGAGCCCTTCATACCAGACCGGCAAAATCACTACCCAAG GAACTAAAAGAGTTTGCGGATGGAGCCACGGATGGACTAATTGTGTTCTCTTTAGGATCTTTCGTTCCCGTTTCTTCAATGCCAAAAGAAACGCTCGACACTTTCATTCGAGTCTTCTCAAAACTTCCTCAGCGGGTGGTGTGGAAATGGGAGGAAAATGTCCCAGCAAATGTATCAGCCAATGTCATGATGGTTGATTGGCTTCCACAGCAGGATCTTCTAG GGCATAATAATACTCGAGTCTTTATCAGTCACGGGGGAATGCTGGGCACTCAAGAAGCGGCATATCACGGAGTCCCGATGTTGGGTATGCCTTTAGGTAACGACCAAAGAGGAAACGTCTACAAAGTGAAGCGTGGAGGTTGGGGATTGCAGCTGGACTGGGACAAAATCGATGACCGCAACTTGATTGATGCCCTAACACACCTCGTTCACGACTCTaa TGTCCGGGCGAACGCCTCTCGAGTATCGACCCTGATGCGCGATCAATTAATGCCGGGAGTAGATGTTGCCGTGTACTGGATCGAGTACGTGATCCGTCACGGAGGCACTAAACATCTACAGCTGTCCTCCAAAAACATGCCATTTTATCAACGACATCTTCTTGATGTCACATTATTTCTAGGTTCAATTTTAGGAATTTTCCTTGGAATTTCTTATAAGTTGACTCGTTTGCTACTGAGTTGGAACACTAAAAAcgataaaattaaaatgaattaa
- the LOC124193627 gene encoding UDP-glycosyltransferase UGT5-like has product MQKQGATQFFKMMFSSVELAALACEELITNPVFRQIVETREVDLFIVDGIGNEFTYPVIDKLGVPFVLHGASSAFPATLGALGAPIDYASVPIVFMDFDDKMTFIQRLINFLTGELIQLVRDHFVFKKLDAILQREFPGVKPIVQLEGEASLLITNTHPITNWPRSLPPTIIPIAALHTRPAKQLPSVLKTFADEAKDGFVVFTLGSFVSVSSMPKETVDTFFRVFAKLPQRVIWKWEADIPENIPPNIMMVDWLPQQDLLGHPNAKLFITHGGLLGTQESIYHGVPLLGLPFGNDQRANVARAARDGWGLKLDWDKINDQDLIDAVTHLINNPSAREKVKRLSLLMRDEILPGGEMAVYWIEYVIPHGGTIHLQLAAKDMPFYQRYLVDVTLFLVLIAAVFLIIAYKLIRSLSRNCRKEISGKIKTN; this is encoded by the exons ATGCAAAAGCAAGGGGCAACACAATTCTTTAAAATGATGTTCAGCTCGGTTGAGCTTGCTGCTCTCGCTTGCGAAGAGTTAATTACGAATCCAGTATTCCGCCAAATTGTAGAAACACGAGAAGTTGATTTGTTCATCGTTGACGGAATCGGCAACGAATTCACTTATCCAGTCATTGACAAATTGGGCGTTCCTTTTGTATTGCATGGTGCTTCTTCCGCTTTTCCAGCCACTCTAGGGGCATTGGGAGCGCCTATAGACTACGCCTCGGTTCCAATCGTGTTTATGGACTTTGACGATAAGATGACTTTCATTCAGCGGCTAATCAATTTCTTAACGGGAGAACTCATCCAATTGGTACGagatcattttgtttttaaaaagctggACGCCATTCTTCAAAGAGAATTCCCAGGCGTCAAACCCATTGTCCAACTCGAAGGGGAAGCTAGTCTCCTCATCACCAACACCCATCCAATCACAAACTGGCCGCGTTCATTACCTCCGACTATCATTCCAATAGCAGCTCTTCACACAAGACCGGCCAAACAGCTCCCATCG GTACTGAAAACTTTTGCGGATGAAGCCAAGGACGGTTTTGTGGTTTTCACGCTCGGTTCGTTTGTTTCCGTCTCGTCTATGCCAAAAGAGACAGTCGACACCTTTTTCCGAGTCTTTGCCAAACTTCCTCAACGAGTCATTTGGAAATGGGAAGCAGATATTCCGGAAAATATTCCACCTAATATTATGATGGTCGACTGGCTCCCGCAACAAGATCTCCTAG GGCATCCAAATGCTAAGCTTTTCATCACTCACGGTGGGCTATTGGGCACACAGGAGTCTATTTATCATGGCGTTCCTTTGCTTGGTTTGCCGTTCGGGAACGACCAACGAGCGAATGTAGCCAGAGCAGCGAGAGATGGTTGGGGTTTGAAACTCGACTGGGACAAAATTAACGACCAAGATTTAATTGACGCAGTGACGCACCTCATCAACAACCCGAG TGCAAGGGAAAAAGTAAAGAGGTTGTCGCTATTGATGCGGGACGAAATCCTTCCTGGGGGAGAAATGGCTGTTTATTGGATCGAATACGTTATACCTCATGGAGGCACTATACATCTTCAATTGGCTGCAAAAGATATGCCATTCTACCAACGCTATCTTGTTGACGTTACACTTTTTCTAGTCTTAATTGCCGCGGTTTTCCTTATCATCGCTTACAAATTGATTCGTTCACTATCACGTAACTGTAGGAAAGAAATAtcgggaaaaatcaaaacaaattaa
- the LOC124193625 gene encoding UDP-glycosyltransferase UGT5-like, with the protein MNVKAILLAVLVASFVQSCISARIVVVYAVCSKSHMIAVMPAIEELAQRGHQVTVISPFKGIAKKVKNGREIFLADIAKGMDEAEIDWFAMQKKGATQFLTMLTYIKEISLKACDSLLNLPEFREIVEKRDADLFIVDGMFHEFLFPIFDHVGVPFVTHSSSSAFPSTLVAMGAPIDYASVPLPILDADDRMTFSQRLMNIIPNEIMGVLITHYIKKDLEALVKSHFPGVRSIAELEGEASICIINSHPMTSWPRSLPPTMVPIGALHTRPAQPLPEGLKEFADGATDGLIVFTLGSFVPVSSMPKETLDTFIRVFSKLPQRVVWKWEADAPLNMPSNIMMVNWLPQQDLLGHNNTRVFISHGGMLGTQEAAYHGVPMLGLPFGNDQRGNIAKVKRGGWGVQLGWDKIDDQSLTEAFTYLIHDPNVRANASRVSALMRDQLMPGVDVAVYWIEYVIRHGGTKHLQLSSKNMPFYQRHLIDVCLFVTSVLSIILYLIFIIGRTLFRSCISSENVKTKKN; encoded by the exons ATGAATGTCAAAGCAATACTGTTGGCCGTTTTAGTTGCTAGCTTCGTCCAGTCCTGCATTAGTGCGAGAATCGTGGTTGTGTACGCCGTTTGTTCCAAAAGTCACATGATCGCTGTCATGCCTGCCATTGAAGAATTAGCACAGAGGGGTCACCAAGTGACGGTCATTTCTCCATTCAAAGGCATCGccaagaaagtaaaaaacgGTCGCGAAATATTCCTGGCAGACATCGCCAAAGGAATGGACGAAGCTGAAATCGACTGGTTCGCCATGCAAAAAAAGGGAGCCACCCAATTTTTGACCATGTTGACGtacataaaagaaatttcattaaaagcTTGTGATAGCCTTTTAAATCTCCCGGAATTTCGAGAGATCGTGGAGAAGCGAGACGCTGATTTGTTCATTGTGGACGGAATGTTTCACGAGttcctttttcccattttcgaTCACGTCGGAGTGCCGTTCGTGACCCACAGTTCCTCTTCCGCTTTCCCCTCGACGCTGGTCGCAATGGGCGCTCCGATTGACTACGCTTCCGTTCCGTTACCTATTTTAGATGCTGACGATCGAATGACATTTTCTCAGCGGCTCATGAACATTATCCCGAACGAGATTATGGGCGTGCTTATAACTCATTACATCAAAAAAGATCTAGAAGCCCTAGTCAAATCTCATTTCCCTGGTGTTCGGTCCATCGCCGAATTGGAGGGAGAAGCCAGCATTTGCATAATCAACAGTCATCCGATGACTAGTTGGCCACGATCCTTACCGCCGACAATGGTGCCGATAGGAGCCCTTCACACCAGACCTGCACAACCTTTACCGGAG GGATTAAAAGAATTTGCGGATGGAGCCACGGATGGACTCATAGTTTTCACTTTAGGATCGTTCGTTCCCGTTTCATCGATGCCAAAAGAAACGCTCGACACTTTTATTCGAGTCTTCTCGAAACTTCCCCAGCGGGTGGTATGGAAATGGGAGGCAGATGCACCTTTAAATATGCCATCAAATATCATGATGGTTAATTGGCTCCCGCAGCAGGATCTTCTCG GGCATAATAATACTCGAGTTTTTATCAGTCACGGAGGGATGCTGGGCACTCAGGAAGCGGCCTATCACGGAGTCCCGATGTTGGGCTTGCCTTTCGGTAACGACCAAAGAGGAAATATTGCCAAGGTGAAACGTGGAGGTTGGGGAGTCCAACTCGGTTGGGACAAAATCGACGACCAGAGCTTAACTGAAGCCTTTACGTATCTCATTCACGATCCCAA TGTCCGGGCGAACGCCTCTCGGGTATCGGCATTGATGCGCGACCAGTTAATGCCGGGAGTAGATGTTGCCGTGTACTGGATCGAGTACGTGATCCGTCACGGAGGCACTAAACATCTACAGCTGTCCTCCAAAAACATGCCATTCTATCAACGACATCTCATTGATGTCTGCTTATTCGTAACATCTGTTCTGTCAATAATTCTCTAcctgatttttattattggtcGTACACTATTCCGTTCCTGTATATCGAGTGAAAAcgtgaaaacgaaaaagaattga
- the LOC124194948 gene encoding UDP-glycosyltransferase UGT5-like, with product MKPKNFLWLMIVLCHLFTACYGGRILVLLPLGSKSHKLAVMPVLEALAQRGHNLTIVSGFESPEKMTNIHEIQITSIDVILEKVVNWYDTEKGDDETQLKTMITALPYTNNFIYDEMMRNPEFQSIMLERSVDLVIVDGIVSELTFPIIEHLRVPFVFHCSSFGPWTTAAIEAMGTDSDYASIPFPQTGLDDKMTFAQRLTNIRKAQSFHSLRQAHIFDTIDAYVKKDFPNARPSGEFMKEASLVLINSDITTDWPRSLPPTVIPIGAIHARPARELPLPLKTFADEAEAGFIVFTFGSIVKMTAMPNDSLQTFLKVFSRIPQRVVLKWEGEIPEDVPSNVMMVNWLPQQDLLGHPNAKIFITHGGMLGTQEAIYHAVPLIGLPFGNDQHTNLAMATKQGFGLKLDWEHLSEKLLYDSIVKMINEPSFKANALRLSGLMRDRLVPGTELAVYWIEHVLRHGNTKHLQVSSKYVPLYQKYLVDVVLFLAVILAVMLTSSYYTVRFLISKCLQRNNPVKSKTKNK from the exons ATGAAACCTAAAAATTTCCTTTGGCTTATGATTGTTTTGTGCCATTTGTTCACAGCATGCTATGGAGGTCGAATTCTGGTCTTGCTCCCACTGGGCTCGAAAAGTCACAAGCTAGCGGTCATGCCCGTCCTGGAAGCGCTGGCCCAAAGAGGTCACAACTTAACAATCGTATCTGGCTTCGAATCCCCCGAGAAGATGACTAACATTCACGAAATTCAAATCACAAGTATCGACGTGATTCTCGAAAAGGTAGTCAATTGGTATGATACCGAAAAAGGTGACGACGAGACCCAGTTGAAAACCATGATTACCGCACTACCCTACaccaataattttatttacgatGAAATGATGAGAAATCCCGAATTTCAATCGATTATGCTGGAACGTAGCGTGGATTTGGTGATAGTTGACGGAATCGTGAGCGAGCTCACTTTCCCAATCATTGAACATTTAAGAGTGCCGTTCGTCTTTCATTGCTCTTCTTTCGGCCCATGGACAACAGCTGCAATTGAAGCCATGGGAACTGATTCGGATTACGCTTCGATCCCGTTTCCGCAGACGGGATTAGACGACAAAATGACTTTCGCCCAGCGTCTGACTAACATCCGCAAGGCTCAGTCGTTCCACTCGTTGCGACAAGCCCACATTTTCGATACGATTGACGCCTatgtcaaaaaagattttccaaaCGCTCGGCCGTCAGGTGAATTTATGAAGGAGGCCAGCCTAGTCCTAATCAACAGCGACATCACCACTGATTGGCCTCGTTCGTTACCACCTACTGTGATACCCATCGGAGCTATTCACGCACGACCAGCTCGAGAGCTACCGCTG CCACTGAAAACGTTCGCTGACGAAGCCGAGGCCGGTTTTATCGTGTTCACGTTCGGATCCATCGTAAAAATGACTGCAATGCCAAATGATTCCCTACAGACATTTCTAAAAGTGTTTTCACGAATTCCACAAAGAGTggttttgaaatgggagggTGAAATTCCGGAAGATGTTCCATCTAACGTCATGATGGTCAACTGGCTACCACAACAAGATCTCCTAG GACATCCAAACGCCAAGATTTTCATAACTCACGGAGGGATGCTGGGCACTCAAGAAGCGATTTATCACGCAGTACCTTTAATCGGTTTGCCTTTTGGTAACGACCAGCATACAAACTTGGCAATGGCCACGAAACAGGGATTCGGATTGAAATTAGATTGGGAGCACTTGAGCGAAAAATTGCTGTACGACTCGATTGTGAAAATGATTAACGAACCCAG ttttaaagCCAACGCCTTGAGGTTATCTGGATTGATGCGTGATCGACTGGTGCCGGGAACGGAGTTGGCCGTCTACTGGATCGAACATGTTCTACGTCACGGTAATACCAAACACTTGCAGGTGTCATCAAAGTATGTCCCATTATACCAGAAGTATCTCGTCGAcgttgtcctttttcttgctGTGATTTTAGCCGTGATGCTAACGTCAAGTTACTACACGGTCCGCTTTCTCATCTCCAAATGTCTCCAACGTAATAACCCTGTCaagtcgaaaacaaaaaataagtaa
- the LOC124194949 gene encoding uncharacterized protein LOC124194949, translating to MNSTLVSFTLLLLVCCIQMASFRPIVEPPQKFAPSTADDAGFNPNQRSEADDFIRSNGVTGEEIQEYNRLSGFNPPAGSPTGDERSLDLIDAIKFWNWNMYDNFRQWIIGRRHTTTTYRPVVVINQFDRPSYTNANVIPNRH from the exons ATGAATTCAACTTTg GTTTCTTTCACTCTGCTGCTATTGGTGTGCTGCATTCAAATGGCTAGTTTTCGTCCGATTGTAGAGCCGCCTCAAAAGTTTGCGCCATCGACAGCCGACGATGCCGGATTCAACCCGAATCAGCGCTCTGAAGCGGATGACTTCATCCGGTCGAACGGAGTAACTGGCGAAGAAATTCAAGAGTACAACCGTCTAA GCGGATTCAACCCTCCGGCTGGTTCTCCAACGGGAGATGAGCGCTCTTTAGATTTGATAGACGCCATCAAGTTCTGGAACTGGAACATGTACGATAACTTCCGTCAATGGATCATTGGCCGTCGCCACACCACTACAACCTATCGCCCTGTAGTTGTTATCAATCAATTTGATCGCCCTAGTTACACTAACGCTAATGTTATTCCGAACCGACACTAA